In the genome of Leucobacter luti, one region contains:
- a CDS encoding branched-chain amino acid ABC transporter permease has product MNGGALLQGALSGLAAGGVYAVFAVTLTLMSRLVRVVNFAQAATGMFAAFIAVWFASKLGIPVWLATVAGVIVGALLSAVIGWIAATWLSEADLSKRSAMTVAPFLLLMSLSYILFGNKPKPFEPILNGPAFSIAGVVVSWVTVVTVSLAIIVAAGAALLLRKTTVGTKLRALSDRPTTAELIGIASKPLSIGVWAVTGAIGAITVLIIAPTQSNDAVSLSMLIIPAAAAALLGGFNRLDLAVVGGLLLGLINGIVAQISELTLVRNFIPFLFIVILLLWSQRKEVWDAAR; this is encoded by the coding sequence GTGAACGGCGGCGCACTCCTGCAGGGCGCGCTCTCCGGACTCGCCGCCGGTGGTGTGTACGCCGTGTTCGCGGTGACCCTCACACTGATGTCGCGGCTTGTACGCGTCGTCAACTTCGCGCAGGCTGCCACCGGCATGTTCGCCGCATTCATCGCTGTCTGGTTTGCGAGCAAGCTCGGCATTCCCGTATGGCTCGCCACGGTCGCCGGTGTGATCGTCGGCGCACTCCTCAGCGCCGTGATCGGCTGGATCGCCGCCACGTGGCTGTCCGAAGCGGATCTATCGAAGCGTTCGGCCATGACCGTCGCCCCGTTCCTGCTCCTCATGTCACTGTCGTACATTCTGTTTGGCAACAAGCCCAAACCGTTCGAACCGATCCTGAACGGACCAGCATTCTCGATCGCCGGCGTCGTGGTGAGTTGGGTGACGGTCGTCACCGTCAGTCTCGCGATCATCGTCGCGGCGGGCGCAGCGCTCCTCCTCCGGAAGACGACCGTCGGCACGAAGCTTCGTGCCCTGTCAGATCGGCCGACGACGGCAGAACTGATCGGAATTGCGTCAAAGCCACTCTCCATCGGCGTGTGGGCGGTGACCGGCGCGATCGGCGCGATCACCGTGCTCATCATCGCGCCGACACAGTCGAATGACGCAGTGAGCCTCTCCATGCTCATCATTCCCGCAGCAGCGGCCGCTCTCCTCGGCGGTTTCAACCGACTCGACCTCGCGGTCGTCGGCGGTCTCCTACTCGGACTCATCAACGGTATCGTCGCGCAGATCAGCGAACTCACGCTGGTGCGCAACTTCATTCCGTTCCTGTTCATCGTTATCCTGCTGCTCTGGTCGCAGCGGAAGGAGGTGTGGGATGCTGCTCGCTAA
- a CDS encoding molybdenum cofactor biosynthesis F family protein, with protein sequence MTMPSPDTTAADPAKWRSYDEFAAGIDTFRLPDVSLAGVELALTLDDGTVIALAFSEETVRWSATAAASALGNASDAGNAGDAGESSASDAISTDGELVDPYDAVRVREDVVFVHLPLESREREALSIVYSDTTHRALVTRSLIGPEGSGAEPRVGQRFWSAVTGAGSPTGEVPAPSRDLIGKRNLYRYSPFHLYEHVYMSSERYAWQCVQGVQRGHGDTDLSTVWKFADGLYLFCFREFRIAVASVWLHDLGYQLRTTGAFLGIAGDGAAEHSRAGGHIYPIGSVEYPDVQPV encoded by the coding sequence ATGACGATGCCCAGCCCGGACACCACCGCAGCGGACCCAGCGAAGTGGCGCAGCTACGACGAGTTCGCCGCGGGGATCGACACGTTCCGCCTTCCTGATGTTTCGCTGGCTGGCGTGGAGCTCGCCCTGACACTCGACGACGGAACCGTCATCGCGCTGGCGTTCAGCGAGGAAACCGTGCGGTGGAGCGCCACTGCTGCGGCGAGCGCTCTCGGAAATGCCAGTGATGCCGGAAATGCCGGAGATGCCGGAGAAAGCAGCGCCTCTGACGCGATCTCCACTGACGGAGAGCTTGTTGACCCCTACGACGCGGTGCGGGTCCGCGAGGATGTCGTCTTCGTACACCTGCCACTCGAGTCGCGCGAGCGTGAAGCGCTCTCAATCGTTTACTCGGACACCACTCATCGCGCACTCGTCACTCGGTCCCTGATCGGCCCGGAGGGATCGGGTGCGGAGCCCCGCGTCGGCCAGCGGTTCTGGTCAGCCGTGACCGGCGCCGGATCTCCCACTGGCGAGGTTCCAGCTCCGTCACGCGATCTCATTGGCAAGCGCAATCTGTACCGCTACAGCCCGTTCCATCTCTACGAGCACGTCTACATGTCCAGTGAACGGTACGCCTGGCAGTGCGTGCAGGGGGTGCAGCGGGGGCACGGCGACACGGATCTTTCTACGGTCTGGAAGTTCGCTGATGGGCTCTACTTGTTTTGTTTCCGCGAATTCAGGATCGCCGTGGCCAGCGTTTGGCTCCACGATCTCGGCTACCAGCTGCGCACCACGGGCGCGTTCCTCGGGATTGCCGGCGACGGCGCCGCGGAGCACTCGCGTGCTGGCGGACACATCTACCCCATCGGATCCGTCGAGTACCCGGACGTCCAGCCCGTGTAG
- a CDS encoding ABC transporter substrate-binding protein has product MNIRFASAAALTAAAALVLSGCAGGTGDGGEGAPIKLGSVNTISGPATFPEASEAAAAVFDKVNADGGINGHKIEYKAMDDKADPATATASARELIGSDEVVGLVGGASLLDCEINAKYYEQENVRSIQGIGVDPGCFSSPNIAPANIGPFNDTTLTMLYGSEELGLESLCVFTSVIGSTGPAYAAAVDRWSEITGKKPTLIDDTVPYGGADYTPYIVKAKEAGCDAIVSNAVEPDAIGQIKAANQQGWDDVSFLFLTSVYSESFAAAVENSGAGVYVPAEFFPFTEDNDINADWKALMEENDITLTSFSQGGYLAATFMVEALKSIEGDITRDSVNQALSDMKPIDNDMIAYSYQFDKIAAQEFEPGGWPVVLKSGTKAWEKAADDWLTIPAA; this is encoded by the coding sequence ATGAACATTCGCTTTGCAAGCGCCGCGGCGTTGACCGCCGCGGCGGCACTCGTATTGTCCGGCTGCGCAGGCGGCACCGGTGATGGGGGCGAAGGCGCCCCCATCAAGCTCGGTTCGGTCAACACGATCAGTGGTCCAGCCACGTTCCCCGAAGCCTCGGAGGCCGCAGCCGCGGTGTTCGACAAGGTCAACGCTGATGGCGGCATCAACGGTCACAAGATTGAATACAAGGCCATGGATGACAAGGCCGATCCTGCAACCGCGACGGCCTCGGCGCGCGAGCTCATTGGCAGCGACGAGGTGGTCGGCCTCGTCGGAGGAGCCTCGCTCCTCGACTGCGAGATCAACGCGAAGTACTACGAGCAGGAAAACGTGCGCTCGATCCAGGGCATTGGTGTCGATCCGGGCTGTTTCAGCTCACCGAACATTGCACCGGCCAACATCGGCCCGTTCAACGACACCACACTCACGATGCTCTACGGTTCAGAGGAACTCGGACTCGAGAGCCTCTGCGTGTTCACGAGCGTGATCGGATCGACCGGCCCGGCGTACGCCGCTGCCGTAGACCGCTGGAGCGAAATTACCGGGAAGAAGCCGACGCTCATCGACGACACGGTGCCGTACGGCGGGGCGGACTACACGCCGTACATCGTGAAGGCCAAGGAGGCCGGCTGTGACGCAATCGTCAGCAACGCGGTCGAGCCGGATGCGATCGGCCAGATCAAGGCTGCGAATCAGCAGGGCTGGGACGACGTGTCATTCCTGTTCCTGACCTCGGTCTACAGCGAGAGCTTCGCTGCCGCCGTGGAGAACAGTGGTGCAGGCGTGTACGTGCCCGCCGAGTTCTTCCCGTTCACCGAGGATAACGACATCAACGCGGACTGGAAGGCGCTAATGGAGGAGAACGACATCACGCTCACCTCCTTCAGCCAGGGCGGCTACCTCGCAGCGACGTTCATGGTGGAAGCGCTCAAGAGCATTGAAGGTGACATCACTCGCGACAGTGTGAACCAGGCGCTCTCGGACATGAAGCCGATCGACAACGACATGATCGCGTACTCGTACCAGTTCGACAAGATCGCGGCTCAGGAATTCGAGCCGGGCGGTTGGCCCGTCGTGCTGAAATCCGGCACCAAGGCGTGGGAGAAAGCAGCCGACGACTGGCTGACCATCCCAGCGGCGTAA
- a CDS encoding helix-turn-helix domain-containing protein, translating into MRIAEPQHPSRQGNRPAQADGLAEFRSLVSSSFVPLKITTERDEPFVGRTASAHADDVVFTEVAARPHLVERTPENIADGGSGYYKVSLLLAGSSILVQDGRELVMRAGDLSVYDTSRPYSLLFGEEFRNLIMMFPKDRIDLPIPFTEQLTAVSLGNENRGLAPVVSAFLSQFPAQLAPLDSRVRAKLAHTSLDLMGTLFSSILDADPAQRDPHQVLLQKITAYIDLHLASAELSPGSIAAAHYISTRHLHALFRQAETTVSTWIRERRLERCRTDLLDPVLADRTVSAIASRWGFPDAAHFSRVFKAAYGASPSELRLG; encoded by the coding sequence ATGCGAATCGCTGAACCACAGCACCCGTCACGCCAGGGCAACCGCCCCGCGCAGGCCGACGGGCTCGCTGAGTTTCGAAGCCTGGTGAGTTCCTCGTTCGTGCCGCTCAAGATCACGACCGAGCGAGACGAACCATTCGTGGGTCGCACCGCCTCAGCGCACGCAGACGACGTCGTATTCACGGAGGTTGCCGCCCGCCCCCACCTCGTTGAGCGAACTCCAGAGAACATTGCGGACGGCGGCAGCGGATACTACAAGGTGAGCCTATTGCTCGCCGGGTCCAGCATCCTGGTGCAAGACGGGCGCGAGCTCGTGATGCGTGCAGGTGATCTCTCGGTGTACGACACGTCGCGCCCGTATTCGCTGCTCTTCGGCGAGGAATTCCGCAACCTCATCATGATGTTCCCAAAGGATCGGATTGATCTGCCAATCCCCTTCACCGAGCAACTCACCGCCGTCTCGCTCGGAAATGAGAACCGCGGCCTCGCACCGGTCGTCTCCGCGTTCCTGTCACAGTTCCCCGCTCAGCTTGCGCCACTCGATTCGCGGGTGCGTGCCAAGCTCGCGCACACGAGCCTCGACCTCATGGGCACGCTGTTCTCCAGCATCCTCGACGCCGATCCCGCGCAGCGCGATCCACACCAGGTGCTGCTGCAAAAGATCACCGCGTACATCGATCTCCATCTCGCCTCGGCGGAACTCTCACCCGGGTCAATCGCTGCGGCCCACTACATCTCAACGCGGCACTTGCACGCACTGTTCCGCCAGGCGGAGACGACGGTGTCGACGTGGATCCGTGAGCGACGCTTGGAGCGCTGCCGCACGGATTTGCTCGATCCCGTCCTCGCGGACCGCACCGTGTCCGCGATCGCGAGCCGATGGGGTTTCCCTGACGCCGCGCACTTTAGCCGGGTCTTCAAAGCGGCGTATGGGGCCTCGCCGAGCGAACTCCGCCTAGGCTAG